The Micromonospora sp. NBC_00421 genome contains a region encoding:
- a CDS encoding GyrI-like domain-containing protein, giving the protein MTSHPPVTPVIEERPDQPYVGIRRTVTMETIGDAPDALSDLADWLTARGITPAGPDFLRYHVIDMARELEVEAGVPVPADAQIAVEAPMRAGVLPAGRYLTTTHVGDPDELVAVTGAFLAWAARHGLRWDASDTGAGERWGCRLEIYHLGPDYDPDRSTWKTQLAFRLAD; this is encoded by the coding sequence ATGACATCGCATCCGCCGGTGACGCCGGTGATCGAGGAACGCCCGGACCAGCCGTACGTGGGGATCAGACGCACGGTGACCATGGAGACCATCGGCGACGCCCCGGACGCCCTGTCCGACCTGGCCGACTGGCTGACGGCGCGGGGGATCACCCCGGCCGGCCCGGACTTCCTGCGTTACCACGTGATCGACATGGCGCGGGAGCTGGAGGTCGAGGCGGGCGTGCCGGTGCCGGCCGACGCGCAGATCGCGGTGGAGGCGCCGATGCGTGCAGGCGTGCTCCCCGCCGGCCGCTACCTCACCACCACCCACGTCGGCGATCCCGACGAGCTGGTGGCGGTGACCGGGGCGTTCCTGGCGTGGGCGGCGCGCCACGGGTTGCGCTGGGACGCCAGCGACACCGGGGCGGGCGAGCGCTGGGGCTGCCGGCTGGAGATCTACCACCTCGGACCGGACTACGACCCGGACCGGAGCACATGGAAGACGCAACTGGCGTTCCGTCTGGCGGATTGA